The nucleotide window GGCTTCCGCCGGGGGCGGCGTTCACGCCTGCGGCTCCAGGTCCTCCTCCTCGAACACCAGCAGCGTGCGGGTGCTGAGCACCTCGGGGATGGCCTGGAGCCGGGTCAGCACCAGCTCGCGCAGGGCCCTGTTGTCCGGCGAGTGCACCAGGAGCAGCACGTCGAAGTCGCCGCCCACCAGCGCGATGTGCGAGGCCCCGGGGAGCGCCCTGAGCTGCTCGCGCACCGTGCGCCAGGTGTTCTGCACGATCTTGAGGGTGATGTACGCCGAGGTGCCGTGCCCGGCGCGCTCGTGGTCGACGCGGGCCCCGAAGCCGCGGATCACGCCGTCCTCGACGAGGCGGTTGATGCGCGCGTAGGCGTTGGCCCGGGACACGTGGACGCGCTCGGCGACGGAGCGTATCGAGGCGCGGCCGTCCGCCTGGAGCATCCGCAGAATGTCCTGGTCGATGGAGTCGAGCGGGCGCGGCGGCGGCACGGACGGGCCGGGGTCGGGCCCCTCGGCCATTTGTTCAGGTGCCATGTCCCCCCGCCTCCCTGCCATGGACGTACTGCATCCATCTCAGGCTGTGCAGAACCGTTTGTCCACAGCCTGGAGGTGCCTGTAGCCAAAATGTGCCGACGACCGAACAATCGGTAGGTGAGGCGCGTCACTCACGGCGGCCTCCCGAAGCGACTCCCACGAGGAGGTGCCGACATGACGGTCATGGAGCAGCGAGGCGCACACCGGCCGACCCCGCCGCCGGCCTGGCAGCCCCGCACCGACCCCGCGCCGCTGCTGCCCGACGCGCTGCCCCACCGCGTTCTCGGCACCAGGGCGGCCGAACGGGTCGATCCGGACCTGCTGCGCCGGCTCTACGCGGAACTGGTGCGCGGCCGCCGCTACAACACGCAGGCGACCGCCCTCACCAAGCAGGGCCGCCTCGCCGTCTACCCCTCCTCCACCGGCCAGGAGGCCTGCGAGGTCGCCGCCGCGCTCGCCCTGGAGGAGCGCGACTGGCTCTTCCCGAGCTACCGGGACACCCTCGCGGCCGTCGCCCGGGGCCTGGACCCCGTCCAGGCGCTGACCCTCCTGCGCGGCGACTGGCACACCGGCTACGACCCGCGCGAACACCGCGTCGCCCCCCTGAGCACGCCACTCGCGACTCAGCTCCCGCACGCCGTGGGCCTCGCGCACGCCGCCCGCCTCAAGGGCGACGACGTGGTCGCGCTCGCGCTCGTCGGCGACGGCGGCACCAGCGAGGGCGACTTCCACGAGGCACTGAACTTCGCCGCCGTCTGGCGGGCCCCGGTGGTCTTCCTGGTCCAGAACAACGGCTTCGCGATCTCCGTGCCGCTCGTCAAGCAGACCGCCGCCCCCTCCCTGGCCCACAAGGCCGTCGGGTACGGGATGCCGGGCCGGCTGGTCGACGGGAACGACGCCGCCGCCGTGCACGAGGTCCTGGGCGAGGCGATCGCCCACGCGCGCGCGGGCGGCGGCCCGACGCTCGTGGAGGCGGTGACGTACCGCATGGAGGCCCATACGAACGCCGACGACGACAAGCGCTACCGCGACGGCGCCGAGGTCGAGGTCTGGCGGGCGCACGACCCGGTCGCCCTCCTGGAGCGGGAGCTCACCGGGCGCGGACTGCTCGACGAGGACGGCATACGGGCCGTGCGCGAGGACGCCGAGGCGATGGCCGCGGACCTGCGCGAGCGCATGAACCAGGACCCGGTGCTCGACCCCGCGGACCTGTTCGCGCACGTCTACGCCCGGCCGACCACGCAGCTCCTGGAGCAGGAGGCCCTGCTGCGGGCCGAGCTGGCCGCCGAGGCGGACCGGCACGAGGACGACGACACGTACGACCGGGAAGGAAGCGCGCGATGACCACCGTCGCGGTGAAGCCGGCCACCATGGCCCAGGCCCTCGGACGCGCCCTGCGGGACGCGATGGCCGACGACCCGGCCGTCCACGTCATGGGCGAGGACGTGGGCACCCTCGGCGGCGTCTTCCGGGTCACCGACGGGCTCGCGAAGGAGTTCGGCGAGGACCGGGTCACGGACACCCCGCTGGCCGAGGCGGGCATCCTCGGCACGGCGGTCGGCATGGCCATGTACGGGCTCAGGCCGGTCGTGGAGATGCAGTTCGACGCCTTCGCGTACCCCGCCTTCGAGCAGCTGATCTCGCACGTGGCGAAGATGCGCAACCGCACGCGCGGGGCGATGCCGCTGCCCCTCACCGTGCGCGTGCCCTACGGCGGCGGGATCGGCGGCGTCGAGCACCACAGCGACTCCTCCGAGGCGTACTACATGGCGACCCCGGGGCTGCACGTCGTCACCCCGGCGACGGTTTCCGACGCGTACGGACTGCTGCGCGCGGCCATCGCCTCCGACGACCCGGTCGTCTTCCTGGAGCCCAAGCGCCTGTACTGGTCGAAGGACACCTGGAACCCCGAGGAACCGCAGGCCGTGGAGCCGATCGGCCGCGCGGTGGTCCGCCGTACGGGCCGCAGCGCCACGCTCGTCACGTACGGGCCGTCCGTGCCCGTCTGCCTGGAGGCCGCGGAGGCGGCCCGGGCCGAGGGCTGGGACCTGGAGGTCGTCGACCTGCGCTCCCTGGTGCCGTTCGACGACGAGACGGTCGCCGCGTCCGTGCGGCGCACCGGCCGGGCGGTCGTGGTGCACGAGTCGGGCGGTTTCGGCGGGCCCGGCGGGGAGATCGCCGCGCGTGTCACCGAGCGGTGCTTCCACCACCTGGAGGCGCCGGTGCTGCGCGTCGCCGGGTTCGACATCCCGTATCCGCCGCCCATGCTGGAGCGGCACCACCTGCCCGGCGTCGACCGGATCCTGGACGCGGTGGCCCGGCTGCAGTGGGAGGCGGAAAGCCGATGACCCGTGCCTCCGACATGTTCAGCCGTGAATTCAGGCTGCCCGACCTCGGCGAGGGCCTCACCGAGGCGGAGATCGTCCGCTGGCTCGTCGAGGTCGGTGACGTCGTCGCCGTCGACCAGCCCGTCGTCGAGGTCGAGACGGCCAAGGCGATGGTCGAGGTGCCCTGCCCGTACGGCGGCGTGGTCACCGCCCGCTACGGGGACGAGGGCACCGAACTGCCCGTGGGCTCCCCGCTGCTGACGGTCGCGGTGGGGGCACCGGCATCCGACGCGCAGGCATCCGACGCGCAGGCCTCCTCCGCCCCGGCCTCTTCCGTCCCGGCCCCCGGTGCCACGGCGTCCGGCGGCCGGGTCTCCGGAGCGCGGGCCCCCCTGGACGAGGACGAGGGGTCGGGGAACGTGCTGGTGGGCTACGGCACCCAGGCGCCCGCGGCACGCCGCCGCAGGGTACGGCCGCCCGCGCCCGCTGCCACACCGGGCCACCGGCCACCGGGTCCCGCCACCGGCACGGACCGGGCCGTCACGGCGGCGCTCCCGGGTCCCGCCACCGCCGCTGCGCGTCCCGTACGGCAGGAGCGGCCGCTCGCGGACCCGGCCGCTCCCGGGACCGGCGACCGGACCGACGGTCCCGTACCGGTGATCTCCCCGCTCGTGCGCCGGCTGGCCCGGGAGAACGGGCTGGACCTGCGGGAGCTGGCCGGTTCGGGACCCGACGGCCTGATCACGCGCGCGGACGTGGAGCACGCCCTGCAGGCCGGCGCGTCCGCCGCCCCGGCCGTCGCGCGGCCGACGCGCAGTCCCGCGCCCACGTCCGCACCGGCCACCGCGGCACCCGCGCGCGCGACCGGCACCCGCGTCCCCCTCAAGGGCGTCCGCGGCGCCGTCGCCGACAAGCTCTCCCGGAGCCGGCGAGAGATCCCCGACGCGACCTGCTGGGTGGACGCCGACGCGACGGAACTGATGCGGGCGCGCACGAGGATGAACGAGGCCGGCGGACCGAAGATCTCCCTCCTCGCGCTCCTCGCCCGTGTCTGCACCGCCGCGCTGGCCCGGTTCCCCGAGCTGAACTCGACGGTCGACACGGACGCCCGCGAGGTCGTACGGCTCGACGAGGTGCACCTCGGATTCGCCGCGCAGACCGAACGCGGACTCGTCGTACCGGTGGTGAAGGGCGCCCACGCGCGGAACACGGAGTCGCTGAGCGCGGAGTTCGCCCGGCTCACCGAGGCCGCCCGGACCGGGTCGCTCACACCGGCCGACCTCACCGGCGGGACCTTCACCCTGAACAACTACGGGGTGTTCGGCGTGGACGGCTCCACGCCGATCATCAACCACCCCGAGGCGGCCATGCTCGGCGTCGGCCGCATCGTCCCCAAGCCCTGGGTGCACGAGGGCGAGTTGGCGGTGCGGCAGGTCGTCCAGCTCTCGCTCACCTTCGACCACCGGGTGTGCGACGGCGGGACGGCGGGCGGTTTCCTGCGCCACGTGGCGGACTGCGTGGAACAACCGGCGGTGCTGCTGCGGACCTTGTGACCTCCCCGGCCCGCAGGGGCCCGTCCCCACCCCCGTCCACATGCTGTGCACGGGGGTGGAAATGATCCATCGGGCACTCATACTCGGGGGGTGACCGCGTTCGAGCCACCCCGCGCACCCGGATCCCCCGAGGCGTCCGGTCCCCCGGGCGCACCCGGTTCCTCCGACGCATCCGGTTCCTCCGACGCATCCGGTTCCTCCGGCGCACCCGGCGGGGACGGCCATGACGCCGTCGTGCTCGCCGGGGGCGCCGCCCGCCGCCTCGGCGGCGCGGACAAACCGGGGGTCCGCGTAGGGGGCCGCGCACTGCTCGACCGCGTCCTGGCCGCCTGCTCCGGCGCGGCCACCACCGTGGTCGTCGCGGAGCCCCGGCCCACCGCGCGCCCCGTGCGATGGGCGCGCGAGGACCCTCCCGGCGGCGGCCCGCTCGCCGCGCTGGACGCCGGTCTGCGGCACACCGGGGCCGAGTACGTCGTGGTGCTCTCCGCCGATCTGCCGTTCCTGGACGAGGGCACGGTACGCAGACTGCTGACCGCCCTTCAGGAGGGGTGCGCGGAGGGCGTGCTGCTCACCGACCCGGACGGCCGCGACCAGCCCCTCGTGGCCGCGTACCGCAGGCCGGCGCTGCTGCGCGAACTGACGGCCCTGCGCGCCGAGCGGGGC belongs to Streptomyces sp. V3I8 and includes:
- a CDS encoding Lrp/AsnC family transcriptional regulator; protein product: MAPEQMAEGPDPGPSVPPPRPLDSIDQDILRMLQADGRASIRSVAERVHVSRANAYARINRLVEDGVIRGFGARVDHERAGHGTSAYITLKIVQNTWRTVREQLRALPGASHIALVGGDFDVLLLVHSPDNRALRELVLTRLQAIPEVLSTRTLLVFEEEDLEPQA
- a CDS encoding dihydrolipoamide acetyltransferase family protein; its protein translation is MTRASDMFSREFRLPDLGEGLTEAEIVRWLVEVGDVVAVDQPVVEVETAKAMVEVPCPYGGVVTARYGDEGTELPVGSPLLTVAVGAPASDAQASDAQASSAPASSVPAPGATASGGRVSGARAPLDEDEGSGNVLVGYGTQAPAARRRRVRPPAPAATPGHRPPGPATGTDRAVTAALPGPATAAARPVRQERPLADPAAPGTGDRTDGPVPVISPLVRRLARENGLDLRELAGSGPDGLITRADVEHALQAGASAAPAVARPTRSPAPTSAPATAAPARATGTRVPLKGVRGAVADKLSRSRREIPDATCWVDADATELMRARTRMNEAGGPKISLLALLARVCTAALARFPELNSTVDTDAREVVRLDEVHLGFAAQTERGLVVPVVKGAHARNTESLSAEFARLTEAARTGSLTPADLTGGTFTLNNYGVFGVDGSTPIINHPEAAMLGVGRIVPKPWVHEGELAVRQVVQLSLTFDHRVCDGGTAGGFLRHVADCVEQPAVLLRTL
- a CDS encoding alpha-ketoacid dehydrogenase subunit beta; its protein translation is MTTVAVKPATMAQALGRALRDAMADDPAVHVMGEDVGTLGGVFRVTDGLAKEFGEDRVTDTPLAEAGILGTAVGMAMYGLRPVVEMQFDAFAYPAFEQLISHVAKMRNRTRGAMPLPLTVRVPYGGGIGGVEHHSDSSEAYYMATPGLHVVTPATVSDAYGLLRAAIASDDPVVFLEPKRLYWSKDTWNPEEPQAVEPIGRAVVRRTGRSATLVTYGPSVPVCLEAAEAARAEGWDLEVVDLRSLVPFDDETVAASVRRTGRAVVVHESGGFGGPGGEIAARVTERCFHHLEAPVLRVAGFDIPYPPPMLERHHLPGVDRILDAVARLQWEAESR
- the pdhA gene encoding pyruvate dehydrogenase (acetyl-transferring) E1 component subunit alpha gives rise to the protein MTVMEQRGAHRPTPPPAWQPRTDPAPLLPDALPHRVLGTRAAERVDPDLLRRLYAELVRGRRYNTQATALTKQGRLAVYPSSTGQEACEVAAALALEERDWLFPSYRDTLAAVARGLDPVQALTLLRGDWHTGYDPREHRVAPLSTPLATQLPHAVGLAHAARLKGDDVVALALVGDGGTSEGDFHEALNFAAVWRAPVVFLVQNNGFAISVPLVKQTAAPSLAHKAVGYGMPGRLVDGNDAAAVHEVLGEAIAHARAGGGPTLVEAVTYRMEAHTNADDDKRYRDGAEVEVWRAHDPVALLERELTGRGLLDEDGIRAVREDAEAMAADLRERMNQDPVLDPADLFAHVYARPTTQLLEQEALLRAELAAEADRHEDDDTYDREGSAR